A section of the Paenibacillus antri genome encodes:
- a CDS encoding response regulator, which translates to MFKVLIVDDERIEREGLRAILSNGCPDLEIEEASNGKIAVERAAAFRPDLILMDIKMPGMNGLEAVERIAADFPDIRFIMVTAFDTFDYARQAIKLGVKDYLLKPSKAREIVETVDKARKQIEEERKSLERNEKQQAALRKAMPLVETDVVTQLLFDHVHEVHLEELLGLLDIRTANEMFVMSVLLPPGSESSYSAVKEKVRQAGSGWVGAMNGRRIPIIVFRESDRSFRSQAMSLARSLLTAASGAGSGWFVGIGNPYASLGQIRQSYQESLLASMDPSMAVKYRFYEDIPAQGTASLSVGQAAKQRERQLLDSIRLGHWDTVQENVMEVIGRYEREGANLVLTQQRMLELLWIASRTLNDLGIEAEAPTYTFQAQDFRQLRAETGHLLERMKKAYAEHYNRLAPDTIYRIKQYIEEHSHEDISLEAIGRRVGLSPFYISKMFKEQLGVNYIDYLTECRIEKAKKLMADPEKSLKEITFEVGYHDPNYFSKVFKKLCELSPTEYRKALLQGTKE; encoded by the coding sequence ATGTTCAAGGTCCTGATCGTGGATGACGAGCGGATCGAACGGGAAGGGCTGCGCGCGATCTTATCGAACGGCTGTCCCGATCTCGAGATCGAGGAAGCGTCGAACGGGAAGATCGCGGTGGAGCGGGCGGCGGCGTTCCGGCCGGACTTGATTTTAATGGATATCAAGATGCCGGGGATGAACGGTCTCGAGGCGGTGGAGCGGATCGCGGCCGACTTTCCCGACATTCGGTTTATTATGGTGACGGCGTTCGATACGTTCGATTACGCCCGTCAAGCGATCAAGCTCGGCGTGAAGGATTACTTGCTTAAGCCTAGCAAGGCGCGCGAAATCGTGGAGACGGTCGACAAGGCGAGGAAGCAGATCGAAGAGGAGCGGAAGTCGCTCGAACGGAACGAGAAGCAGCAGGCGGCGCTGAGGAAGGCGATGCCGCTCGTCGAAACCGACGTCGTGACGCAGCTGCTGTTCGATCATGTGCACGAAGTGCATCTGGAGGAGCTGCTCGGTCTTCTGGACATTCGGACCGCGAACGAGATGTTCGTCATGAGCGTGCTGCTGCCCCCTGGCTCCGAATCGTCGTATTCGGCTGTGAAGGAGAAGGTGCGGCAAGCGGGCAGCGGCTGGGTCGGCGCGATGAACGGCAGGCGCATCCCGATCATCGTCTTTCGCGAGAGCGATCGGTCGTTCCGCTCGCAGGCGATGTCCTTGGCGCGGAGCCTGTTGACGGCCGCGTCGGGCGCCGGATCGGGATGGTTCGTCGGGATCGGCAATCCGTACGCTTCGCTCGGCCAAATCCGCCAGTCGTATCAGGAATCGCTGCTCGCATCGATGGACCCGTCGATGGCCGTTAAATACCGATTCTATGAAGACATTCCGGCGCAGGGAACGGCCAGTCTCTCCGTCGGTCAGGCCGCGAAGCAGCGGGAGAGGCAGCTGCTCGACTCTATCCGGCTCGGGCACTGGGATACCGTTCAGGAGAACGTAATGGAGGTCATCGGACGGTACGAGCGGGAAGGCGCGAATTTGGTGCTGACGCAGCAGCGCATGCTGGAGCTGCTGTGGATCGCGTCTCGCACGCTGAACGATCTCGGCATCGAGGCGGAAGCGCCGACGTATACGTTCCAAGCGCAAGATTTCCGGCAACTTCGCGCCGAAACCGGACACCTGCTGGAACGAATGAAGAAGGCGTATGCGGAGCATTATAATCGCTTAGCGCCGGATACGATCTATCGGATCAAGCAGTATATCGAGGAGCATTCCCACGAGGATATTTCGCTGGAGGCGATCGGCAGGCGGGTCGGACTCAGCCCGTTTTATATCAGCAAGATGTTCAAGGAGCAGCTCGGCGTCAACTACATCGACTACTTGACGGAATGCCGCATCGAGAAGGCGAAGAAGCTGATGGCCGACCCCGAGAAGAGCCTGAAGGAAATTACGTTCGAGGTCGGGTATCACGATCCGAATTATTTCAGCAAGGTGTTCAAGAAGCTATGCGAGCTGTCGCCCACCGAATATCGGAAGGCGCTGCTGCAGGGGACGAAAGAATGA
- a CDS encoding sensor histidine kinase → MTTSIQKKIWILASVVLTIMAVIWGALTYYNQKTQDRYNDILQRYLRMNEATVASQQLVASLNNYLLSPTTDRLAQLQAGRDAMLRAKSEASRLRNADNDFEMSSYLHLIDSLVETTDRTLLFHDLKDAEASGRTFSEATRISKYISEMTLALIDKELKTYERFYRGIIEQSEALKRLGLWLLLLITFSLALFAYWFSSSITKPVFTLIQAAKELSRGRFDLKIEVASNDEMSFLAKMFDRMRININHLFLEIQEKAQLEKELQQSKLLLQESQLRSLQSQINPHFLFNTLDTISKKAYLEGSEETSDLLVNVASLLRYNLKRLDRSVTLYDEVRVLQQYIEIQKARFSERLRFHTDIDDSCLHVQLPGLTLQPIVENAVIHAVEPREDGGVIWFRVADGPERVTVEIEDDGPGIAPSVVERMLEGLSPEAESHSTGIGFANVVKRLRLFYAVEDVLDIESGVGAGTKIVLKLPKTRRSEAYVQGPDRG, encoded by the coding sequence ATGACGACGAGCATACAGAAAAAAATATGGATTCTCGCCTCGGTCGTCCTTACGATCATGGCGGTCATCTGGGGCGCGCTGACCTATTACAACCAGAAGACGCAGGACCGTTACAACGACATTTTGCAGCGCTACCTGCGCATGAACGAAGCGACGGTCGCGAGTCAGCAGCTGGTCGCTTCGTTAAACAACTATTTGTTGTCGCCGACGACGGATCGCTTGGCGCAGCTGCAGGCGGGCCGAGACGCCATGCTCCGGGCGAAGTCCGAAGCGAGCCGTCTCCGCAACGCGGACAACGATTTCGAGATGAGCAGTTATCTCCATCTGATCGACAGTCTCGTCGAGACGACGGATCGAACGTTGTTGTTCCACGATCTGAAGGACGCGGAAGCGTCGGGTCGGACGTTCTCGGAGGCGACGCGCATCTCGAAGTATATTTCGGAGATGACGCTCGCCTTGATCGACAAGGAGTTGAAGACGTACGAACGGTTCTACCGCGGGATTATCGAGCAGTCGGAGGCGCTAAAGCGGCTAGGTCTGTGGCTGCTTCTGCTGATCACGTTTTCGCTGGCGCTGTTCGCGTATTGGTTTTCGTCCAGCATCACGAAGCCGGTATTCACTTTGATCCAAGCGGCCAAGGAGCTGTCCAGGGGACGGTTCGACCTCAAGATCGAGGTAGCGTCGAACGACGAGATGTCGTTCCTCGCCAAGATGTTCGATCGCATGCGGATCAACATCAACCATCTGTTTCTAGAAATCCAAGAGAAGGCTCAATTGGAAAAGGAACTCCAGCAAAGCAAGCTGCTGCTTCAAGAAAGCCAATTGCGCAGTCTGCAAAGCCAAATCAACCCGCACTTCTTGTTCAACACGCTGGATACGATCTCCAAGAAAGCCTACTTGGAAGGCTCGGAGGAGACGAGCGATCTGCTCGTCAACGTCGCCAGCCTGCTGCGTTACAATCTGAAGCGATTGGATCGCTCGGTGACGTTATACGACGAGGTGCGCGTGCTGCAGCAGTATATCGAGATTCAGAAGGCGAGGTTTTCGGAGCGGCTGCGATTTCATACGGACATCGACGACTCGTGCCTGCACGTGCAGCTTCCGGGGCTGACGCTGCAGCCGATCGTGGAGAACGCCGTCATTCATGCGGTCGAGCCCCGGGAGGACGGGGGCGTCATATGGTTCCGGGTCGCCGACGGCCCGGAGCGGGTAACGGTCGAGATCGAGGACGACGGGCCGGGCATCGCCCCGTCCGTCGTGGAAAGAATGCTGGAAGGACTGTCGCCGGAAGCGGAAAGCCATTCGACCGGCATCGGGTTCGCCAACGTCGTCAAGCGGCTGCGCCTGTTTTATGCGGTCGAGGACGTGCTGGACATCGAGAGCGGCGTCGGAGCGGGAACGAAAATCGTCTTGAAATTACCGAAAACAAGGAGAAGCGAAGCGTATGTTCAAGGTCCTGATCGTGGATGA
- a CDS encoding sugar ABC transporter substrate-binding protein, whose amino-acid sequence MRKTAVILLGLIGFVLCYFTFVSAGQAFRAGWPLPRALDEQQARYRLLLITQELETPFWDRVGAGALERAAQDDVGLQVWGSYGKNEDDFLKRIELAIASKVDGIIVQGLDTAEFKALTKIQAGLYGIPVITVANDVPMQESLRRTYVGSDHYAAGRMIGRELAADMGPEGTVVLLGGSRQQHYQKQRLDGVLNALHEYPEIVTVYTETADPREQVIAATRDVMNRHPEADAFVALNANIAESMIQEIGKRSRIEPYHIYTFDDGPESASLLKEGKLDGMIEQSPEAMGSRSVELMVRWLDGETVPLDTNGYFTDVRMRKATDAP is encoded by the coding sequence TTGCGCAAAACCGCTGTCATCCTGTTGGGATTGATCGGTTTCGTCCTATGCTATTTTACGTTCGTCTCGGCGGGACAGGCGTTCCGCGCCGGCTGGCCGCTGCCGCGCGCCTTGGACGAGCAGCAAGCTCGTTATCGTCTGCTGCTCATTACGCAAGAGCTCGAGACCCCGTTCTGGGATCGCGTCGGCGCAGGAGCGCTGGAGCGGGCGGCGCAGGACGACGTCGGCCTGCAGGTATGGGGAAGCTACGGCAAGAACGAAGACGATTTCCTGAAGCGGATCGAACTCGCCATCGCCTCGAAGGTCGACGGCATCATCGTACAAGGATTAGACACGGCGGAGTTCAAGGCGCTGACGAAAATCCAAGCGGGTCTGTACGGCATCCCGGTCATTACGGTGGCGAACGACGTGCCGATGCAGGAAAGCCTAAGAAGGACGTACGTCGGGTCCGATCATTATGCGGCAGGGCGGATGATCGGCCGGGAGCTGGCGGCCGACATGGGGCCGGAAGGGACGGTCGTCCTGCTCGGCGGCAGCCGGCAGCAGCATTACCAGAAGCAGCGGTTGGACGGCGTTCTGAACGCGCTTCACGAATACCCTGAGATCGTCACGGTGTATACGGAGACGGCCGATCCGAGGGAGCAGGTCATCGCCGCTACGCGAGACGTCATGAACCGGCACCCCGAGGCGGACGCCTTCGTCGCGCTCAACGCCAATATCGCCGAGAGCATGATACAGGAAATCGGGAAGCGCTCGCGAATCGAGCCTTATCATATCTATACGTTCGACGACGGCCCGGAATCGGCATCGCTCCTGAAGGAAGGGAAGCTGGACGGCATGATCGAGCAGTCGCCCGAAGCGATGGGGAGTCGCAGCGTCGAACTGATGGTGCGCTGGCTGGACGGCGAGACGGTGCCGCTCGATACGAACGGCTATTTCACCGACGTTCGCATGCGGAAGGCGACGGACGCCCCATGA
- a CDS encoding carbohydrate-binding domain-containing protein — protein MKMENKRFKLWALLLCFATALSACGGDEDPTSTSAAAAVAETAAAQANGSAETSAVVAADLPAQAAYEEEDLAADWSAESPTAIDLNAEAGPVRITAAGTYALSGKLSDGGIVVEVSNEEKVRLVLNGADIHNENGAAIRIVEAEKVFLTLQEGTENVVSDGETYADMAEDAPNAAVYSKADLVVNGTGSLVVQGNYKDGLSSRDDLKIVSGAIEVHAADDGVVGRDVLAVKDGSLTVEAGGDGLKSTNDAEEGRGNIAIEGGAFVIDAGGDGLQAAASVRVDGGSFDIVSGGGSANGEAHTDDQAWGKGMGARQPAESAAPSATATDAVSMKGIKAASHIVATAGTFSIDSADDAIHSNGTIAIGGGELSVSSGDDGLHADASIVIEGGSLVIAKSYEGIESAVVAIAGGDVRVAADDDGVNVAGGNDGSSAGGRPGVDTFAETGDYKLVITGGALIVDAEGDGLDSNGSIEMSGGAVVVYGPTSAGNGALDYNGSFELKGGTLVAAGSSGMASAPSDVSTQASILMTFPQTQAAGTTVRLEDAAGNEIAAVAPTKEFRTIIVSSPEMKLGESYILYSGGSEIVSFEVSQSVTWLNETGATEAQSGGPGGFGGGGRRPSLGERPTPPQP, from the coding sequence ATGAAAATGGAAAATAAACGGTTCAAGCTATGGGCTTTACTCTTATGTTTCGCCACGGCGTTGTCCGCGTGCGGCGGCGACGAGGATCCGACGTCGACGTCGGCTGCGGCCGCGGTTGCGGAGACCGCGGCGGCGCAAGCGAACGGGAGCGCCGAAACGTCGGCGGTCGTCGCTGCGGATCTGCCCGCCCAGGCGGCATACGAGGAAGAAGATCTCGCCGCGGATTGGAGCGCGGAAAGCCCGACTGCGATCGACTTGAATGCCGAAGCGGGGCCGGTGCGAATTACGGCCGCAGGGACGTACGCGTTAAGCGGAAAGCTAAGCGACGGCGGCATCGTCGTCGAGGTTTCGAACGAAGAGAAGGTGCGGCTCGTCTTGAACGGCGCGGACATTCATAACGAGAACGGCGCGGCGATCCGGATCGTAGAGGCAGAGAAGGTGTTCTTGACGTTACAAGAAGGGACGGAGAACGTCGTGTCGGACGGCGAGACGTATGCCGATATGGCCGAAGACGCGCCGAACGCCGCCGTGTACAGCAAGGCGGATCTCGTCGTGAACGGGACCGGATCGCTCGTCGTACAGGGCAATTACAAGGACGGCTTATCGAGCCGAGACGACTTGAAAATCGTTAGCGGCGCGATCGAAGTGCACGCAGCCGACGACGGCGTCGTAGGACGCGATGTGTTGGCGGTCAAAGACGGCTCGCTGACGGTCGAAGCGGGAGGCGACGGGCTGAAGTCGACGAACGATGCGGAAGAAGGAAGAGGGAATATCGCGATCGAAGGCGGCGCGTTCGTCATCGACGCCGGCGGCGACGGGCTGCAGGCGGCCGCGTCGGTAAGGGTCGACGGCGGCTCGTTCGACATCGTCTCCGGGGGCGGCAGCGCGAACGGCGAGGCGCATACGGATGATCAAGCCTGGGGCAAAGGAATGGGAGCTCGACAGCCGGCCGAATCGGCGGCGCCGTCCGCGACCGCAACGGACGCCGTAAGTATGAAGGGGATCAAAGCGGCGTCCCATATCGTGGCGACCGCCGGTACGTTCTCGATCGATTCGGCCGACGACGCGATCCACAGCAACGGAACGATCGCGATCGGCGGCGGGGAGCTGAGCGTCTCCTCCGGCGACGACGGGCTCCATGCCGACGCCTCGATCGTTATCGAAGGCGGGAGCCTCGTCATCGCGAAGAGCTACGAGGGAATCGAGAGCGCGGTCGTCGCGATCGCCGGCGGCGACGTTCGCGTCGCGGCCGACGACGACGGCGTGAACGTCGCGGGCGGTAACGACGGTTCTTCGGCCGGCGGGCGTCCGGGAGTAGATACGTTCGCCGAGACCGGAGACTACAAGCTCGTCATTACGGGCGGTGCTTTGATCGTGGATGCGGAAGGGGACGGTTTGGATTCGAACGGCTCGATCGAGATGAGCGGCGGCGCCGTCGTCGTATACGGCCCGACCTCCGCCGGCAACGGAGCCTTGGACTATAACGGCTCCTTCGAGCTGAAGGGCGGCACGTTAGTCGCCGCGGGAAGCTCGGGCATGGCTTCGGCGCCGTCCGACGTTTCGACGCAAGCGTCCATTCTTATGACGTTCCCGCAGACGCAAGCCGCCGGTACGACGGTTCGTCTGGAGGACGCCGCAGGCAACGAGATCGCGGCGGTCGCGCCGACGAAGGAGTTCCGGACGATCATCGTCAGTTCGCCGGAGATGAAGCTAGGCGAAAGTTACATTCTCTATTCGGGGGGCAGCGAGATCGTATCTTTCGAAGTTTCGCAGTCCGTCACTTGGTTGAACGAGACGGGCGCGACGGAAGCCCAGTCCGGCGGACCCGGCGGATTCGGCGGCGGCGGCCGCCGACCTTCTCTAGGCGAGCGGCCGACGCCTCCGCAGCCGTAA
- a CDS encoding DUF4956 domain-containing protein, whose protein sequence is MLESIESLFSSAAAATTPALTLSHALTTILVSILLGGAISFTYMKTSNRNAYSPNFTLTMMLLPAIVAIIILLIGSNIARAFSLAGAFSIIRFRSAPGDPKDIAYVLFTMAAGLAVGVGSFGYAVLFTVLLCALMFLLSFFKFGERKTTQRLLKVTIPEDLGYEEAFAEVFRTFGIAYELRKVRTTELGSLYELVYAVAMDQATNQKEFLDAIRCRNGNLDITLTMTPTANEI, encoded by the coding sequence GAATCTATCGAATCCCTATTCTCGTCCGCCGCCGCCGCGACGACGCCGGCGCTGACGTTGTCCCATGCGTTGACTACGATTCTGGTGTCTATCTTACTAGGAGGCGCGATCAGCTTTACGTACATGAAGACCAGCAACCGCAACGCCTACTCGCCGAATTTCACGCTGACCATGATGCTGCTGCCTGCGATCGTCGCGATTATTATCCTGCTCATCGGCAGCAATATCGCCAGAGCGTTCAGTCTGGCCGGCGCGTTCTCCATCATCCGGTTCCGAAGCGCGCCGGGAGACCCGAAGGACATCGCGTACGTGTTGTTCACGATGGCGGCCGGTCTCGCCGTCGGCGTAGGCAGCTTCGGTTACGCCGTTCTGTTTACCGTGCTGCTCTGCGCTTTAATGTTCCTTCTGAGTTTCTTCAAGTTCGGCGAACGAAAGACGACGCAACGACTCTTGAAGGTGACGATCCCGGAGGATTTGGGATACGAAGAGGCGTTCGCCGAAGTGTTCCGCACGTTCGGCATCGCCTATGAACTGAGGAAAGTCCGGACGACCGAGTTAGGCAGCTTATACGAGTTGGTGTACGCCGTCGCGATGGACCAGGCAACGAATCAGAAAGAGTTTCTGGACGCTATCCGGTGCCGGAACGGGAATTTGGACATTACGTTGACGATGACGCCGACGGCGAACGAAATCTAA